One stretch of Cohnella algarum DNA includes these proteins:
- a CDS encoding GerAB/ArcD/ProY family transporter, with protein sequence MSKSETISVLQASMIMISVAGILDHVIVIPMLLQSAGRDAWVSVLFSAILLLGWIPLIFFVMKRSGQQHLFVWIKHRLGSVFAWFIILIIGIELFLMSTMTIRDVSYWTNITYLPKTPNLILVSFFALVTFFVAYSGLRSIAIVNGILLPFVVLLGFFVMTSNFAHKDYSLLFPLFEEGYEPVLKGMVYAGSGFAGMLYFVFMQHRLRSKMSLLPLLITGMILVELTLSPLTGAIAVFGPDEAARMRFPAYEQWRLVTFGHFLEHVDFLSIYQWLVGAFIRISLGMFLIPDLLNIPKSKKRTVLLIVLFALMIAASQIRVSDQMFMKFLSAVYLPYSLLFVLILSALLAAVAWIKNKKKVEL encoded by the coding sequence ATGAGCAAATCCGAAACGATCAGTGTTCTTCAAGCTTCCATGATTATGATCTCAGTCGCGGGGATTCTGGATCACGTCATTGTCATTCCGATGCTGCTTCAATCTGCAGGGAGGGATGCATGGGTTTCCGTGTTGTTCTCGGCGATCCTGCTTCTGGGTTGGATTCCGCTCATTTTTTTTGTGATGAAACGAAGCGGGCAACAGCATCTTTTCGTCTGGATCAAACATCGGCTCGGTTCCGTATTCGCCTGGTTCATTATCCTAATCATAGGGATTGAACTGTTTCTAATGAGCACGATGACCATCCGGGATGTTTCCTACTGGACGAATATTACATACTTGCCGAAGACGCCGAATTTGATTCTTGTTTCCTTTTTCGCTCTCGTTACATTTTTTGTCGCCTATTCCGGTTTGCGTTCCATTGCGATCGTGAATGGGATCCTGTTGCCCTTTGTTGTGTTGCTCGGGTTCTTTGTCATGACTTCAAATTTTGCCCATAAAGATTATTCCCTGCTTTTCCCATTGTTCGAAGAAGGATACGAACCTGTGTTGAAAGGAATGGTGTATGCCGGGTCAGGGTTTGCTGGGATGCTTTATTTTGTATTCATGCAACATCGGCTGCGATCGAAAATGAGCTTGCTTCCTCTACTGATCACAGGAATGATCCTGGTGGAATTGACACTCAGTCCATTAACGGGAGCAATTGCGGTATTCGGACCGGATGAAGCCGCCCGAATGCGCTTTCCGGCCTACGAACAATGGAGGCTGGTCACGTTCGGACATTTCCTGGAACACGTCGATTTTCTGTCCATTTACCAGTGGCTTGTCGGTGCTTTTATACGAATATCGCTCGGAATGTTCCTGATCCCGGATCTGCTAAATATACCGAAGAGTAAAAAACGAACGGTACTTTTGATCGTGTTGTTTGCCCTTATGATTGCGGCTTCCCAAATCCGTGTCAGCGATCAAATGTTCATGAAGTTCTTATCGGCGGTGTACCTTCCGTACTCTTTGCTCTTCGTCCTGATTTTATCGGCACTGTTAGCCGCGGTGGCATGGATAAAGAACAAAAAGAAGGTGGAGTTATGA
- a CDS encoding spore germination protein — MKTWQLLGKLLKNKRIAQKNGQESSAVAGTRHVDPSLAKSEAWVKDTFAECHDVKVQKIGFHEGQDVTVLLVYCEGLSDTKRINETIIPSLREWLSEIHIRPLNEETFISDWPISSLKKETMLENLVPKIFNGQLILFVDGLASAYTLDIANLPQRKPEEASTEVSIRGPRDGFIEDLSVNVALVRKRLRTESLSYEQYMLGKRSQTKAGLLYIKDVIRPEVVEEIKQRLTEIDIDAVYSGNELEELLAESKWSLFPLFEYTGRPDYVVAALLRGRFAILLDGVPTAIIAPANLTLLFKSAEDLHNAYWFVAFGRMLRLLGLSISLFLPGFYIGIATYHQDQLPLTLLATLVMDRKGVPLPTPIEALMMLLLFELFREAGVRLPNAVGQTLAVVGGLIIGDAAIRAGMTSPSLLVVIATTAVATFTLVNQSLTGTVSVLRIGILIVSSVLGIFGFILSVFVVLICLANLRSFGVPYLAPISPFTFRDAVHALFRAPVSYLKKRPKMLNTVDSTRGKGGK; from the coding sequence ATGAAAACCTGGCAGCTCCTCGGTAAGCTTTTGAAAAATAAACGAATTGCGCAAAAAAATGGACAAGAATCGTCTGCCGTTGCGGGAACGCGTCATGTTGACCCTTCTTTGGCGAAAAGTGAAGCATGGGTAAAGGATACGTTCGCCGAATGTCACGATGTCAAAGTTCAAAAAATAGGATTTCACGAAGGGCAAGACGTTACCGTCCTGCTGGTCTATTGCGAAGGTTTGTCCGACACGAAACGAATCAATGAAACGATTATTCCCAGCCTGCGCGAATGGTTGAGCGAAATTCACATCCGGCCCCTGAATGAGGAAACGTTCATTTCTGATTGGCCGATCTCTTCGCTCAAAAAGGAGACGATGCTGGAAAACCTCGTGCCGAAAATATTCAACGGACAATTGATTCTGTTTGTCGATGGCCTAGCATCCGCTTATACACTTGATATTGCGAACCTTCCCCAACGAAAACCCGAAGAGGCGAGTACGGAAGTCTCGATTCGCGGGCCGAGGGACGGGTTTATCGAGGATCTTTCCGTCAACGTTGCGTTGGTTCGGAAACGATTGCGGACGGAGTCCCTGTCCTACGAACAATATATGCTCGGTAAGCGCAGCCAAACCAAGGCGGGACTCCTTTACATCAAAGATGTTATCCGGCCGGAAGTGGTGGAGGAAATCAAACAGCGGTTAACTGAAATCGACATCGATGCTGTATATAGCGGCAACGAACTGGAGGAGTTGTTGGCGGAATCCAAATGGAGCCTGTTCCCGCTGTTCGAATATACCGGACGGCCGGATTATGTGGTTGCCGCCTTATTACGCGGCCGCTTCGCCATTTTGCTGGACGGTGTGCCGACGGCCATCATCGCCCCGGCCAATCTGACGCTTCTTTTCAAGTCTGCGGAAGATCTTCACAATGCGTATTGGTTTGTGGCATTCGGCAGAATGTTACGCCTGCTCGGCTTAAGCATCTCCTTATTTCTTCCCGGATTTTATATCGGCATCGCTACTTATCATCAGGACCAGCTTCCCTTGACGCTGCTGGCTACACTCGTGATGGACAGGAAAGGAGTACCGCTCCCCACCCCGATCGAAGCCCTGATGATGCTGCTCTTATTCGAATTGTTCAGGGAGGCCGGCGTGCGTCTGCCGAACGCCGTCGGTCAAACGCTTGCGGTAGTAGGCGGTCTGATCATCGGGGACGCGGCCATTCGCGCAGGGATGACGAGTCCCTCGCTGCTCGTTGTGATCGCTACAACGGCTGTCGCCACGTTTACCCTGGTGAACCAATCGTTGACCGGAACGGTGAGCGTTCTTAGAATTGGAATTCTTATCGTTTCGTCTGTATTGGGAATTTTCGGTTTTATTCTTTCCGTGTTTGTGGTTTTGATCTGCCTGGCCAATTTGCGTTCCTTCGGCGTCCCTTATCTGGCCCCGATCTCGCCTTTCACATTTCGCGATGCGGTCCACGCGCTGTTTCGTGCTCCGGTTTCCTATCTGAAAAAACGTCCGAAGATGTTGAATACAGTCGACTCGACAAGGGGAAAGGGCGGGAAATGA
- a CDS encoding Ger(x)C family spore germination protein, translated as MMKHGIWRKAVFVFLILPMISGCWNMRELEHMFYAHAIGIDYIDGQYKLYAQILDFSTLGKQEAGGSKSETTEGAWVGKGVGNSFQEAVHHLYATSQRRIYWGHLNSVVLSEAVLKHGIHEVVDQLTRYNEFRYTLWVFGTRNSVEEVLLASPILESSPVYSQLSDPEDVYEQSSFIPPKRLYQLITELREPGKTPLLPLIHLSKGRWVDKKTQYSALELEGVGIIKDGKWNGWLSKEDITGSRWLDRGTVRTPLVIDSDKQPAAVVIFEHPKPRIHPEMRNGKIYFNIGVTVKGSISLMVKEVSEAEIASRSEKLIGEEIRRTFKEGLKQKTDSLNLLDSFYRNKLPEWRKLTQLREFALDAESLQSIDVKVQITNSGRTVGPFSPSK; from the coding sequence ATGATGAAGCATGGCATCTGGCGGAAGGCGGTGTTCGTTTTTTTGATTCTTCCCATGATATCGGGTTGTTGGAATATGAGGGAACTGGAGCATATGTTTTATGCGCATGCCATCGGCATCGATTATATAGATGGTCAGTATAAGCTATATGCGCAAATTTTGGATTTTTCCACGTTGGGCAAGCAGGAAGCCGGCGGATCGAAAAGTGAGACCACAGAGGGAGCTTGGGTAGGGAAAGGGGTTGGAAATTCGTTCCAAGAGGCCGTCCATCATTTATATGCGACTTCGCAGCGGAGAATCTACTGGGGCCACCTGAACTCCGTCGTCTTGAGCGAAGCGGTGCTGAAACATGGGATTCACGAAGTGGTGGATCAGTTAACCCGCTATAATGAATTTCGTTATACGTTATGGGTATTTGGAACCCGCAATTCAGTGGAAGAGGTGCTGCTCGCTTCGCCCATACTGGAATCCTCGCCTGTTTATTCGCAATTGAGTGATCCGGAAGACGTATACGAGCAAAGTTCGTTTATACCGCCCAAGCGGTTATACCAGCTCATCACCGAATTAAGAGAACCGGGAAAAACCCCGCTTCTTCCCTTAATTCATTTATCCAAGGGGCGTTGGGTTGACAAAAAGACGCAATATAGCGCCCTTGAACTCGAGGGGGTAGGTATTATCAAGGACGGAAAATGGAACGGTTGGCTTTCCAAAGAAGATATTACGGGGAGTCGTTGGTTGGATAGAGGGACAGTCCGTACTCCACTCGTGATCGATTCGGATAAGCAACCTGCTGCCGTTGTTATATTCGAGCATCCGAAACCTCGAATCCATCCGGAAATGCGCAACGGCAAAATATATTTTAATATTGGTGTAACCGTAAAAGGCAGTATCAGTTTAATGGTAAAAGAAGTTTCCGAGGCGGAGATAGCGAGCCGGTCGGAAAAACTGATCGGCGAAGAGATCAGGCGTACATTCAAGGAAGGACTCAAGCAAAAGACGGATAGTCTCAATTTGCTCGACTCTTTTTATCGGAACAAATTACCGGAATGGCGCAAACTTACACAACTTCGGGAATTCGCTCTGGACGCGGAATCGCTTCAAAGCATCGATGTCAAAGTGCAGATTACGAACAGCGGCAGGACGGTGGGTCCCTTCTCTCCTTCAAAATAA
- the trxA gene encoding thioredoxin encodes MATIKATDDTLDQIIKNNKIVLVDFWAPWCGPCRMITPVLEQLADEVDKEAVIAKLNVDQNPLASVKYRIQGIPTLILFVNGEEATTFVGIQPLNKLKAFIMQYAN; translated from the coding sequence ATGGCAACAATAAAAGCAACGGACGATACCTTGGATCAAATCATCAAAAATAACAAAATCGTGCTGGTTGATTTTTGGGCCCCGTGGTGCGGACCATGCCGCATGATTACTCCTGTTTTGGAACAATTGGCCGATGAAGTGGATAAAGAGGCAGTTATTGCAAAATTAAATGTGGATCAAAATCCGTTAGCCTCGGTAAAATACCGAATCCAAGGTATTCCAACATTAATACTCTTTGTTAACGGGGAGGAAGCCACAACATTCGTTGGTATTCAGCCGTTAAATAAACTAAAAGCATTCATCATGCAATATGCAAATTAA
- a CDS encoding sulfite exporter TauE/SafE family protein produces MELDFGWILTLFVIGFIGSWISGMVGIGGSIIKYPMLLYIPPLLGFAAFTAQEVAAVSAVQVFFATLAGMFAYRKGGFINKKLVLAMGIPIIAGSFIGGYGSKFLSDSAINLTYAVMALVAAVMMFMPKKEMDRADYSNVSFNTTVAAIAAAIVGILSGIVGAAGAFITVPIMLIVLKIPTRVAIASSLAITFISSIGTTVGKVMGGHLLLIPSLVMVIASIIASPLGAKLGKKMNVKVLQWILAALITATVIKIWMDILT; encoded by the coding sequence ATGGAACTGGATTTCGGTTGGATCCTCACGCTTTTCGTTATTGGTTTCATCGGTTCATGGATTTCAGGAATGGTCGGGATCGGAGGTTCCATTATTAAATATCCGATGCTGCTGTATATTCCCCCTTTACTTGGTTTTGCGGCGTTTACCGCACAAGAGGTTGCTGCGGTAAGTGCGGTGCAAGTATTCTTCGCAACGTTGGCTGGCATGTTTGCTTACCGCAAAGGAGGGTTTATCAACAAGAAGCTCGTCCTTGCCATGGGGATTCCTATCATTGCGGGGAGTTTTATAGGCGGCTACGGTTCGAAATTTCTGTCTGATTCCGCGATTAACTTGACATATGCCGTTATGGCGCTCGTTGCGGCCGTCATGATGTTTATGCCAAAAAAAGAAATGGACAGGGCTGACTATTCTAATGTTAGCTTCAACACAACCGTTGCAGCAATCGCCGCTGCAATCGTGGGTATTTTATCGGGTATCGTTGGCGCTGCCGGCGCATTCATCACTGTCCCGATCATGCTGATCGTTCTAAAAATTCCTACGCGTGTGGCTATCGCTTCTTCATTGGCGATTACGTTCATTTCCTCGATTGGCACTACGGTCGGAAAAGTCATGGGGGGTCACCTGTTGCTGATTCCATCCCTGGTGATGGTAATAGCGAGTATCATCGCCTCACCGCTGGGTGCCAAGCTTGGCAAGAAAATGAATGTGAAGGTGCTGCAATGGATTCTCGCCGCGCTCATTACGGCAACAGTCATCAAGATTTGGATGGATATTTTAACTTAA
- a CDS encoding rhodanese-like domain-containing protein encodes MAGEYLNNILPREVQKRLEQGEKLNLLDVREQDEWESGHIPGAKHIPLGTIGERRKELDPDKETIVICRSGNRSGLACEYLESMGYKVVNMQGGMSEWSGDIEYGK; translated from the coding sequence ATGGCTGGGGAATATTTAAATAATATCCTCCCCCGTGAAGTGCAAAAGCGGCTTGAGCAGGGGGAGAAATTGAACTTACTGGATGTGCGCGAGCAAGACGAATGGGAGTCGGGACATATTCCCGGCGCCAAGCATATCCCGCTAGGTACAATTGGTGAAAGACGCAAGGAATTGGATCCGGACAAAGAAACGATTGTCATCTGCCGAAGCGGTAATCGCAGCGGTTTGGCGTGTGAGTATCTCGAGTCCATGGGCTATAAGGTCGTTAATATGCAAGGCGGCATGTCCGAGTGGAGCGGGGATATCGAATATGGAAAATAA
- a CDS encoding DsrE/DsrF/DrsH-like family protein, producing the protein MANKKVAIIASSGGLETAYKVLNIATAAAALDAEVAIFFTFEGLSIIHKDSEQMLQLRPGNEGLAEGFKKINVPTVTQLLDVAKESGVRMIACQMTVDVMGLDQEHFIDGIELGGAAAFLDFAFDAQVTLNF; encoded by the coding sequence ATGGCAAACAAAAAAGTGGCGATTATCGCATCTTCCGGGGGTCTTGAAACTGCATACAAAGTATTGAACATTGCAACGGCAGCGGCGGCGCTGGACGCTGAGGTGGCTATCTTCTTTACCTTTGAAGGACTGTCGATCATTCATAAGGATTCCGAGCAAATGCTGCAACTCAGACCGGGTAACGAAGGACTGGCGGAAGGCTTCAAAAAAATTAATGTTCCGACAGTAACCCAACTTCTGGACGTGGCCAAAGAATCGGGTGTCCGCATGATCGCCTGCCAAATGACAGTAGATGTGATGGGACTTGACCAAGAGCACTTTATCGATGGAATTGAACTCGGCGGCGCCGCGGCATTTTTGGATTTTGCATTCGACGCGCAGGTGACGCTGAACTTTTAA
- a CDS encoding MBL fold metallo-hydrolase, protein MEKVPLITAEELHRKMNSGEDVVILDVRNETDYNDWKIEGKKVRSVNIPYFNFLEEDEQVHAGLPKDTEMVVVCAKGGSSDFVAEMLMEKGYKTYSLEGGMLAWSQFYHPTIVYMDEKFKLIQINRLSKGCLSYAVISEGKGMIIDPNQKVDVYLELAKQHRFKIEHVVDSHLHADHISGGRQLAEQTGATYYISSGEVKDTNLKFEPLDRHDRIRVGEIDVEVLAIPTPGHTPGSTSFLINNRFLMSGDTIFVGGLGRPDLGGKAKEWAMDLYDTVFNKLSDLPDDCLVLPAHYADIQEINDNGIVGATFGEIRENNEIMQNADQEAFTEQVASAVSMEKPPNFEEIVAINRGELQVDAEKAVELEIGPNRCAVHHQG, encoded by the coding sequence ATGGAAAAAGTACCCTTGATTACGGCAGAAGAGCTTCACCGTAAAATGAATTCGGGTGAAGACGTGGTGATTCTCGATGTAAGGAACGAGACAGATTATAACGATTGGAAAATTGAGGGAAAAAAAGTGAGATCCGTTAACATTCCGTACTTTAACTTTCTAGAAGAGGATGAGCAGGTGCACGCCGGACTGCCAAAGGATACGGAAATGGTCGTCGTTTGCGCAAAAGGCGGATCTTCTGACTTTGTAGCGGAAATGTTGATGGAGAAAGGGTATAAAACCTACTCGTTGGAAGGCGGAATGCTGGCCTGGAGCCAGTTCTACCATCCGACCATCGTATACATGGACGAAAAGTTCAAATTGATTCAAATCAACCGTTTGTCTAAAGGCTGCCTCTCCTATGCCGTCATTTCGGAAGGGAAAGGCATGATCATCGACCCGAATCAAAAGGTGGATGTTTACCTTGAACTTGCAAAACAGCATCGTTTCAAGATTGAACATGTCGTGGATTCCCATCTGCATGCCGATCATATTTCCGGAGGGCGACAGCTTGCCGAACAAACCGGCGCAACGTATTACATCTCTTCCGGGGAGGTAAAGGATACGAATTTGAAGTTCGAGCCGTTGGATCGGCATGATCGGATCAGAGTCGGAGAAATTGATGTGGAGGTCTTGGCGATTCCCACGCCTGGGCATACCCCCGGATCGACATCCTTCTTGATCAACAACCGGTTCTTGATGTCCGGAGATACCATCTTTGTCGGCGGTTTGGGAAGACCCGATCTTGGAGGCAAGGCAAAAGAATGGGCGATGGATCTGTACGATACCGTGTTCAACAAGCTGAGCGATCTCCCGGACGATTGTCTCGTTCTGCCCGCTCACTATGCCGACATTCAGGAGATCAACGATAACGGTATTGTTGGGGCCACATTCGGTGAAATTCGCGAGAATAACGAAATTATGCAAAACGCCGACCAAGAAGCCTTTACGGAACAAGTGGCTAGCGCGGTCTCCATGGAGAAACCGCCAAATTTTGAAGAAATTGTGGCCATCAACCGGGGCGAACTCCAAGTCGATGCAGAAAAAGCGGTCGAACTCGAGATTGGACCGAACCGCTGCGCGGTACATCATCAAGGTTAA
- a CDS encoding sulfurtransferase TusA family protein, with the protein MADIVVDAKGLACPMPIVKAKKAIDSLESGQIMELHTTDKGSINDFQAWVKQTNHELIEAKEDNGVFKFIVKKG; encoded by the coding sequence ATGGCGGATATTGTTGTTGACGCAAAAGGTCTTGCTTGCCCGATGCCGATCGTCAAAGCAAAGAAAGCAATCGATTCGCTCGAATCCGGTCAAATCATGGAATTGCACACAACCGACAAAGGTTCCATTAACGACTTCCAAGCATGGGTCAAACAAACGAACCATGAATTGATCGAAGCTAAAGAAGACAACGGTGTATTTAAGTTTATCGTAAAGAAAGGATAA
- a CDS encoding DsrE/DsrF/DrsH-like family protein: MSQKEKTTIVLFSGDLDKAIAAFIIANGAAAYDHEVTMFFTFWGLNTLRKDPPVSVKKGLLENMFGKLMPRGAKKLGLSKMNFAGIGPKMIKHVMKKHNALSLPQLIELAQEQGVILVACTMTMDLLGLRKEELIDGIDYAGVAAYLGDAADAKVNLFI; this comes from the coding sequence ATGAGCCAAAAAGAAAAAACCACCATCGTTCTTTTTAGCGGAGATTTGGACAAAGCGATCGCCGCCTTCATCATTGCCAACGGAGCGGCCGCTTATGATCACGAAGTTACGATGTTTTTCACCTTTTGGGGATTGAATACGCTTCGAAAAGATCCACCTGTTTCCGTAAAGAAAGGGCTTCTTGAGAACATGTTCGGTAAATTGATGCCGCGCGGAGCGAAAAAACTGGGACTCTCCAAAATGAATTTTGCCGGAATCGGTCCCAAAATGATCAAGCATGTCATGAAGAAACATAATGCGCTCAGCCTGCCTCAGTTGATTGAGCTCGCGCAGGAGCAAGGAGTTATACTGGTTGCATGCACGATGACCATGGATTTGCTTGGATTGCGGAAAGAAGAATTGATCGACGGGATCGATTATGCCGGTGTTGCAGCCTATTTGGGGGATGCTGCAGATGCGAAAGTGAACTTGTTTATTTAA
- a CDS encoding metal-sensitive transcriptional regulator — MNMNYDDDVKRRLRRVEGQVRGVLKMMEEKKNCKDVVSQLSAVRSAVDKAIAYIVAVNLEQCILEEKESGKDTSKLVQEAVELLIKSR, encoded by the coding sequence ATGAATATGAATTACGATGATGATGTAAAAAGAAGACTGCGCCGCGTGGAAGGGCAAGTACGTGGCGTACTGAAAATGATGGAGGAAAAGAAAAACTGCAAGGATGTGGTGAGCCAGCTCTCAGCTGTCAGAAGCGCAGTCGACAAAGCCATTGCCTATATCGTTGCGGTCAATCTGGAGCAGTGCATTCTTGAAGAAAAGGAATCCGGCAAGGATACGAGCAAACTCGTTCAGGAGGCCGTAGAATTATTGATCAAAAGCAGGTAG
- a CDS encoding rhodanese-like domain-containing protein — MNYYFYAILFILLAWFLFKQFAPVKGLRNLNIELFKKEYKGQRLIDVREVHEFKQGHLPGAVNIPLSQIHRRLGEIPKESPVYLYCRSGMRSKQAGRILSRSGYRNVAHLIGGITAWDGPLTK, encoded by the coding sequence ATGAATTATTATTTTTACGCCATATTATTTATTCTTTTAGCATGGTTTCTGTTTAAGCAATTCGCTCCGGTGAAAGGATTGAGGAATCTGAACATCGAGCTGTTCAAGAAGGAATACAAAGGGCAAAGGCTGATCGATGTTAGAGAGGTTCATGAGTTTAAGCAGGGTCACCTTCCAGGAGCGGTAAACATTCCGTTAAGTCAGATTCACAGGAGACTAGGCGAGATTCCGAAAGAAAGTCCTGTCTATTTGTACTGCCGCAGCGGGATGCGCAGCAAGCAAGCCGGTAGGATCCTGAGCCGGAGCGGCTACCGTAACGTGGCTCACTTGATCGGCGGGATCACGGCGTGGGACGGACCTTTAACAAAATAG
- a CDS encoding DUF302 domain-containing protein, with translation MFHYTTETKANVQDAIAALETSLKKEQFGVLWRFNLREKLKEKGFDFEREYVVLEVCNPAEANRVVSESALAGYFLPCKIVVYEADGKTKIGMPKPTAFMNMLEDAALMGIAADVEARLIGCINQAANP, from the coding sequence ATGTTTCATTATACAACCGAAACGAAAGCCAATGTTCAGGATGCCATTGCCGCCTTGGAAACATCTTTAAAGAAAGAGCAGTTTGGCGTGCTGTGGCGGTTTAATCTTCGCGAAAAACTGAAGGAAAAAGGATTTGATTTTGAGCGGGAGTACGTGGTTTTGGAGGTGTGCAATCCTGCGGAAGCAAACAGAGTCGTAAGTGAAAGTGCTTTGGCGGGGTACTTTCTTCCGTGCAAAATCGTGGTCTATGAAGCGGACGGCAAGACCAAAATCGGCATGCCGAAACCGACCGCATTCATGAATATGCTGGAGGATGCTGCTCTGATGGGCATTGCTGCCGACGTGGAAGCCCGATTGATTGGATGCATCAATCAGGCTGCGAATCCATGA
- a CDS encoding response regulator transcription factor, with protein MKGKTILIVEDDAKIRQLLKIYLEKEGYEILLAADGAEGMNLFEKLDPCFVIMDLMLPHKSGEELCQWIRSDMKSDIPIIMLTAKVDEADRIQGLQMGADDYITKPFSPQEVVARVETVLRRTANRCSKISYKGLTLKPLRGEVKFNGELIPLTMHEFKLLYFLMRHPNQILTREQILQELYPNEERSVIDRTVDVHVSKLREKIESVEGAPRFIETIRGMGYRFDAY; from the coding sequence ATGAAGGGCAAAACGATCCTGATTGTTGAAGACGACGCCAAAATCCGACAGTTGCTCAAAATATATCTGGAAAAAGAAGGATACGAGATCCTGTTGGCGGCGGACGGTGCCGAGGGAATGAATTTGTTTGAAAAGCTCGATCCCTGCTTTGTCATTATGGATCTCATGCTTCCGCATAAAAGCGGGGAAGAGCTTTGTCAGTGGATCCGTTCCGACATGAAAAGCGATATTCCGATCATCATGCTGACGGCTAAGGTGGACGAAGCGGATCGAATTCAGGGGCTGCAAATGGGTGCGGACGATTATATTACGAAGCCTTTCAGCCCGCAGGAGGTCGTTGCCAGGGTCGAAACTGTCCTGCGAAGAACGGCCAATCGTTGCAGTAAAATCAGTTACAAAGGACTAACGCTGAAACCGCTTCGAGGAGAAGTGAAGTTCAACGGAGAACTTATTCCGCTGACGATGCATGAATTTAAGCTTTTATATTTTCTGATGCGGCATCCGAATCAAATATTGACAAGAGAACAAATTTTACAAGAGCTGTATCCGAATGAAGAACGTTCTGTAATCGACCGGACCGTGGATGTCCATGTCAGCAAGCTCCGGGAAAAAATCGAATCAGTGGAAGGAGCCCCCCGTTTTATTGAAACGATAAGAGGGATGGGATATCGATTTGATGCCTATTAA
- a CDS encoding sensor histidine kinase: MKLMLVNGLVIAVVIWLAGVSVKDFACMVVGQYELVGEEKSRFFNETMELYLWRASVSAILVAAIIHYVFIKKILSPLKRLTESTRLMIEGHYPEPIEPKSHDEIGQLTKHFNELAKTLKRTEENRKRLLSNISHELRTPLSNLNGYLEALSNGVMEGNRELYQSLLEESQHLTRLVEQLHHLTVWEARGNNSLYQTEIKIHELLQQTIQAFQLESDKAGVLLDVSIQEGVVLGDEDGIKQVMNNLLKNAFMYHSGNEIKITGKREQKQYRITVSNMGEPIPDEARDLVFERFYRVDPSRHREKDKYGTGLGLAIVKEIVERFGGQVGLHSDGNLHHFWVTLPLEIKTVKVVKNHDGAPI; this comes from the coding sequence ATGAAGCTCATGTTGGTCAACGGCCTGGTCATCGCTGTTGTGATCTGGCTCGCTGGGGTATCCGTAAAGGATTTTGCTTGCATGGTGGTGGGCCAATATGAGCTGGTCGGTGAGGAAAAAAGCAGGTTCTTCAATGAAACAATGGAGTTGTATTTATGGAGAGCAAGTGTTTCGGCCATTTTGGTTGCCGCCATTATTCATTATGTTTTTATCAAAAAAATACTTTCTCCTTTAAAACGGCTCACGGAATCGACGAGACTCATGATCGAGGGACATTACCCGGAGCCCATCGAACCGAAATCTCATGATGAAATCGGTCAGCTTACGAAGCACTTTAACGAATTGGCAAAAACATTGAAGCGTACGGAAGAAAACCGAAAACGTCTTCTAAGCAATATATCGCATGAACTGCGCACGCCTCTGAGCAACTTGAACGGCTATTTGGAGGCATTATCAAATGGTGTCATGGAAGGCAATCGGGAATTGTATCAATCTCTGCTTGAAGAATCTCAGCACCTCACCCGTCTTGTAGAACAGCTTCATCATTTGACGGTCTGGGAAGCTCGAGGGAATAACAGTCTGTATCAGACAGAAATCAAAATACATGAACTCCTGCAACAAACGATTCAGGCTTTTCAGTTGGAAAGCGACAAAGCAGGTGTTTTATTGGACGTCTCCATACAAGAGGGAGTCGTTCTCGGCGATGAAGACGGAATCAAACAGGTCATGAACAATTTGCTCAAGAATGCTTTCATGTATCATTCAGGGAATGAGATAAAGATTACGGGAAAAAGGGAACAAAAACAATACCGCATCACGGTTTCCAACATGGGAGAACCAATACCGGATGAAGCTCGCGATTTGGTTTTTGAGCGGTTCTATCGCGTGGATCCGTCAAGACACCGGGAGAAAGACAAGTACGGTACGGGGCTGGGTCTTGCGATTGTGAAAGAAATTGTGGAACGGTTCGGCGGACAAGTCGGACTGCATTCGGATGGTAATCTGCATCATTTTTGGGTTACTCTCCCTTTGGAAATAAAAACGGTAAAGGTGGTTAAGAATCATGATGGAGCGCCGATTTAA